The Thermosinus carboxydivorans Nor1 DNA segment CCGTTAATGACAAAGGGGAATGGGTACCTGATCTAGCGGTTGAAGTGCCTACCGTCCAAAACGGTGGCGTCAGTCCTGACGGCTTAACCGTAATATACAAACTCCGGCAGGGGGTTACCTGGCACGATGGTCAGCCGTTTACCGCCGCTGACATCAAGTTTACCTGGCAATATATCTTGAACCGTAAAGTAAACGTTATTTCCCGCGATGGTTACGACCGGATCAAGGCGATAGAGACTCCCGACCCTTATACCGCCGTCATTCGTTTTGAGCAGCCTTATGCGCCCTATCTCACCCTATTTCGCACTATCCTGCCCAAACATATTCTGGAAGGTGTCGAAGATTATAACAAGGCTGGCTTTAATCGCCGGCCAATAGGAACAGGACCCTTCAAATTCAAGGAATGGCGACTAGCCGAAGCGATTATCTTGGAGGCCAACCCCGCTTACTATCGCGGGAAACCCCATTTGGATAGCATCATGTATAAAGTAATCCCCGATCCTAATATTTTATTGACCCAGTTGAAAGCCGGCGAAATCGATATTGCGAGCAGTATCGGCTTTACCCAACTTGAGCAGGTAAAAGCGATTGACGGAGTTCAGACATTGGTTACGCCGAACATGATTTGGGAACATCTGGACTTTAATTTAGACAATCCATTGTTCCAGGATGTCCGCGTACGTCAGGCTATTGCTCTGGCTATCGACCGGCAGAGTATCGTCAACACGGTGCTAAAGAATGTAGCTATTCCCGCGGTAGCTGACCAGTCGCCGTTTTCTTGGGCTTATAATCCCGCGCTCAAACCACCGGCAAGGGATGTGAATAGGGCGCGTGAACTCCTGGTCCAGGCCGGTTGGAAACAGGGGCCGGACGGAGTGTTTGCCAAGGACGGGCAACGGTTGGCTTTCTCGATCGTTACAACCGGGGACAATAAAATCCGGGAAACGGTCGGGCAGGCGATTATTCAACAACTAAAAGAGGTAGGCATACAAGGGGAGCTGCGCTTGGTCGATGTTCCGCTCTTCTTTGGCGATGTGCTGAAAAACCGCCGGTTTGAGACGGCGATGTACGCATGGGTAGCCGGGCTGGACCCCGATAACCAAAGTTTATGGCATTCTAAAAAAATACCCAGCCGGGCCAACGGCTATGAGGGACAGAATTATCCTGGCTGGCGCAATCCGGAAGTGGATGCTCTGACCGAACAGGGGGCGCGTACGCTTGACCTGGGGAGCCGTAAGCAAATTTATTTTCGCCTTCAAGATCTCATTGTCCAGGAGGTTCCTGTCATTCCCCTCTATTTCCGGGCTAACATTGATGCGGTCAAGACCCGGGTGGTCAATTACCGGCCTAAT contains these protein-coding regions:
- a CDS encoding peptide ABC transporter substrate-binding protein gives rise to the protein MRLGKIWLAAALSLILVLAVGCGGTKLNSEGQETRELQQGGQLVYGSLQEPNTLNPLLSDLLATAEVGSLIFSGLITVNDKGEWVPDLAVEVPTVQNGGVSPDGLTVIYKLRQGVTWHDGQPFTAADIKFTWQYILNRKVNVISRDGYDRIKAIETPDPYTAVIRFEQPYAPYLTLFRTILPKHILEGVEDYNKAGFNRRPIGTGPFKFKEWRLAEAIILEANPAYYRGKPHLDSIMYKVIPDPNILLTQLKAGEIDIASSIGFTQLEQVKAIDGVQTLVTPNMIWEHLDFNLDNPLFQDVRVRQAIALAIDRQSIVNTVLKNVAIPAVADQSPFSWAYNPALKPPARDVNRARELLVQAGWKQGPDGVFAKDGQRLAFSIVTTGDNKIRETVGQAIIQQLKEVGIQGELRLVDVPLFFGDVLKNRRFETAMYAWVAGLDPDNQSLWHSKKIPSRANGYEGQNYPGWRNPEVDALTEQGARTLDLGSRKQIYFRLQDLIVQEVPVIPLYFRANIDAVKTRVVNYRPNPTPAGNLWNAWEWALLAK